From Shewanella psychrophila, a single genomic window includes:
- a CDS encoding thymidine kinase — protein MAQLYFYYSAMNAGKSTSLLQSSYNYRERGMNTLVMTASIDDRYGVGKVSSRIGIETDAQVFGSSDDIAKMIAEAHEEQKLHCILIDESQFLSKEQVKQLTYIVDILDIPVLCYGLKTDFQGELFTGSQYLLAWSDKLVELKTICHCGRKANMVVRLDGEGKPMREGEQVAIGGNESYESVCRKHFREFLWD, from the coding sequence TTGGCACAGCTCTATTTTTATTATTCGGCGATGAATGCCGGTAAGTCTACTTCGCTCTTGCAGTCTTCATATAATTATCGCGAACGTGGTATGAACACCTTAGTGATGACGGCATCAATCGATGACAGATACGGTGTGGGTAAAGTGTCTTCACGAATTGGTATCGAAACCGATGCGCAAGTATTTGGTAGTAGCGATGATATTGCCAAGATGATTGCGGAGGCCCATGAAGAGCAGAAGCTGCATTGTATCCTTATCGATGAATCACAATTTTTGAGCAAAGAGCAGGTCAAGCAGCTAACTTATATTGTCGATATTTTGGATATTCCTGTGCTCTGTTATGGTCTTAAAACAGACTTTCAGGGTGAGTTATTCACCGGTAGCCAATACCTACTGGCTTGGTCAGATAAACTGGTTGAACTCAAAACAATCTGTCACTGTGGCCGCAAGGCAAACATGGTGGTGAGACTGGACGGTGAGGGAAAACCTATGCGTGAGGGTGAGCAGGTCGCCATAGGTGGTAATGAGAGTTATGAATCAGTTTGCCGCAAGCACTTTAGAGAATTTTTGTGGGATTAG
- a CDS encoding 3-oxoacid CoA-transferase subunit B has protein sequence MALSREQLAQRVAQELKDGYYVNLGIGIPTLVANYIPQGIDVMLQSENGLLGMGEFPTEETIDADLINAGKQTVTAVDGASFFSSSESFAMIRGGHVDLTVLGAFEVDEQGSIASWMIPGKLIKGMGGAMDLVAGADNIIVTMMHADKRGNSKLLPKCELPLTGFGCIKRVLTDLAFMEIKDGAFHLLERAPGVSVEEIVEKTAGKLIVPDHVPEMSL, from the coding sequence ATGGCATTATCAAGAGAACAACTGGCACAACGTGTAGCCCAAGAGCTAAAAGATGGTTATTACGTAAATCTAGGCATAGGCATTCCAACTCTAGTGGCGAACTATATTCCACAGGGAATAGATGTAATGCTGCAATCAGAAAACGGCCTGCTCGGCATGGGTGAGTTCCCTACTGAAGAGACTATAGATGCCGACCTTATCAATGCAGGTAAGCAAACTGTCACCGCCGTCGATGGCGCATCATTCTTCTCATCGAGCGAAAGTTTTGCCATGATCCGCGGCGGTCATGTTGACCTAACCGTATTGGGCGCTTTTGAGGTCGATGAACAAGGCTCTATCGCCTCCTGGATGATCCCAGGCAAGCTCATCAAGGGCATGGGCGGCGCTATGGACTTGGTCGCTGGTGCTGATAATATTATCGTCACCATGATGCACGCGGATAAGCGCGGTAACTCTAAACTGCTACCTAAGTGTGAACTGCCACTAACAGGCTTTGGTTGCATCAAGCGAGTGCTGACAGACTTAGCCTTTATGGAGATTAAAGACGGTGCCTTTCATTTGCTAGAACGCGCTCCAGGCGTCTCTGTCGAAGAGATAGTTGAGAAGACAGCGGGTAAGTTAATCGTTCCTGATCATGTACCTGAGATGAGTCTTTAG
- a CDS encoding CoA transferase subunit A has translation MAGLNKVVHSYEEALKGLSNDMTVMVGGFGLCGIPEGLIAQMVKTGVTRLTAISNNAGVDDFGLGLLLKSRQIDTMIASYVGENATFEQQMLSGELNVILTPQGTLAEKIRAGGAGIPAFFTATGYGTPVAEGKETREIDGRHYVLEPSLTADFALVRAWKADTMGNLVFRKTAANFNPMMATAGKITVVEAEHIVEPGELDPDHIHTPGIYVNRVIQGTFEKRIEQRTVKLSSTKA, from the coding sequence ATGGCAGGACTGAATAAAGTAGTACACAGTTATGAAGAAGCATTAAAAGGCCTCTCTAATGATATGACTGTGATGGTGGGTGGTTTTGGTTTATGTGGCATTCCGGAAGGCCTGATAGCTCAAATGGTCAAGACCGGCGTTACTAGATTGACGGCCATCTCTAATAACGCCGGAGTCGATGACTTTGGCTTAGGCTTGCTACTAAAAAGCCGTCAAATCGATACTATGATCGCCTCCTATGTCGGCGAAAATGCGACCTTCGAGCAGCAGATGTTGTCTGGTGAGCTCAATGTGATATTGACCCCCCAAGGAACACTCGCCGAGAAAATACGCGCCGGCGGTGCTGGTATTCCAGCCTTCTTCACCGCTACGGGATACGGCACCCCTGTAGCCGAAGGTAAAGAGACGCGTGAAATCGACGGTCGTCATTACGTTTTAGAGCCTTCACTCACCGCAGACTTTGCCTTAGTGCGCGCATGGAAAGCCGATACTATGGGTAACTTAGTCTTTCGTAAAACAGCCGCTAACTTCAACCCTATGATGGCAACGGCAGGTAAAATTACTGTGGTAGAAGCCGAGCATATCGTTGAACCTGGTGAGCTGGATCCGGATCATATTCACACCCCTGGGATTTACGTTAATCGTGTTATTCAAGGTACATTCGAGAAGCGCATCGAGCAACGCACCGTGAAACTATCTTCAACAAAAGCATAA
- a CDS encoding H-NS family nucleoid-associated regulatory protein, producing the protein MSDFLEILTHGRRFKAAVKELAIEDLKELAVKLDKVISERDSQAEAEAEATAERNAKIDEIRKQMEAVGLSIDDLGATAVKPAPKKRAPRPAKYAIDVNGEAVTWTGQGRMPTVFKNELDKGRSMDDFLI; encoded by the coding sequence ATGAGCGATTTTCTTGAAATACTAACTCATGGCCGCCGTTTTAAAGCCGCAGTAAAAGAATTAGCAATTGAAGACTTAAAAGAATTAGCGGTAAAACTTGATAAAGTTATCTCAGAAAGAGACTCTCAAGCAGAAGCTGAAGCCGAAGCTACAGCAGAAAGAAATGCTAAGATAGATGAGATCCGCAAACAAATGGAAGCCGTAGGCTTATCAATTGATGATCTAGGTGCAACGGCAGTAAAGCCAGCACCTAAGAAGCGTGCTCCACGTCCAGCTAAATATGCTATCGACGTGAATGGCGAAGCTGTCACTTGGACTGGCCAAGGCCGTATGCCAACAGTATTTAAGAACGAGCTAGATAAAGGCCGTTCTATGGATGACTTTCTCATCTAA
- a CDS encoding electron transfer flavoprotein subunit beta/FixA family protein: MKVLVPVKRVVDANVKVRVNADNTDVDTANLKMAINPFCEIAVEEAVRLKEAGAASEIVVVTVGPKAAQEQLRTAMALGADRGIHIETEEALVPLSIAKLLNAVQEKEQAQLIILGKQTIDGDNNQTGQMLAALANMPQATFASEVKVEGDSLAVTREVDGGLQSVTVSLPAVVTVDLRLNEPRYAKLPNIMKAKRKPLETLSIDDLGVSLKQHQTVLKVTPPAERKAGIMVASVAELADKLKNEAKVI, encoded by the coding sequence ATGAAAGTATTGGTGCCTGTTAAGCGCGTCGTCGATGCCAATGTTAAAGTCAGAGTGAATGCTGATAATACCGATGTCGATACCGCTAACTTGAAAATGGCGATTAACCCTTTTTGTGAGATTGCCGTAGAAGAAGCCGTGCGCCTAAAAGAAGCAGGCGCTGCTTCTGAAATTGTGGTTGTTACCGTGGGCCCTAAAGCCGCACAAGAGCAGCTACGCACGGCAATGGCTTTAGGTGCTGATCGTGGTATTCATATTGAGACTGAAGAGGCGTTAGTACCTTTATCTATTGCTAAGCTGCTCAATGCAGTTCAGGAAAAAGAGCAGGCACAACTTATTATCTTAGGTAAGCAAACTATCGATGGTGATAATAACCAGACAGGTCAGATGCTTGCGGCATTAGCAAATATGCCTCAGGCGACATTTGCTTCAGAAGTTAAGGTTGAAGGCGACTCTCTTGCCGTGACACGTGAAGTCGATGGTGGTCTACAGAGCGTCACCGTTTCCCTGCCAGCGGTAGTGACGGTTGATTTGCGTTTAAATGAACCTAGATACGCCAAGTTACCTAATATCATGAAAGCAAAGCGTAAACCATTAGAGACACTTTCTATTGATGACTTAGGTGTAAGCCTGAAGCAGCATCAAACAGTATTGAAAGTGACTCCACCTGCCGAGCGTAAGGCTGGCATTATGGTAGCTAGCGTTGCAGAGCTGGCCGATAAGTTAAAGAATGAAGCGAAGGTGATCTAA
- a CDS encoding prepilin-type N-terminal cleavage/methylation domain-containing protein — MSLDKHQTGFTLIELVVVIIILGILAVIAAPKFLSLSSDVQTASLEGIAGTIASMNKLAHSKTQFDGIADRKDCDTTCNNNPNWDSKIGYFYIDVSGTRLYVSNGYPKATGTSSSDTVVEDNYKSVMGLSDDDFVFGIGSSSSFAIIPKKFEDKLANIQQGTFKCHVEYRSPQPKFEYYTSAVTDDCF, encoded by the coding sequence GTGTCTTTAGACAAACATCAAACAGGCTTTACCTTAATTGAATTAGTGGTTGTCATCATAATACTCGGTATTCTTGCGGTAATTGCAGCACCTAAGTTCCTGTCATTAAGCAGTGATGTTCAAACAGCAAGCCTTGAAGGTATCGCGGGCACTATTGCTTCGATGAATAAACTTGCCCACTCAAAAACCCAATTTGATGGCATTGCCGATAGAAAAGATTGCGATACTACATGTAACAACAACCCCAATTGGGATAGCAAGATAGGTTATTTCTACATAGATGTATCAGGTACACGTCTATATGTATCGAACGGCTATCCTAAAGCAACTGGCACATCATCTTCTGACACAGTTGTAGAAGATAATTATAAGAGTGTAATGGGCTTATCCGACGATGATTTCGTTTTTGGAATAGGCTCATCCTCCTCATTTGCTATCATTCCCAAAAAATTTGAAGACAAGCTAGCGAATATACAACAAGGGACTTTCAAATGTCACGTCGAGTATAGATCTCCGCAACCTAAATTTGAATACTATACAAGTGCTGTAACTGATGATTGTTTTTAA
- a CDS encoding Na+/H+ antiporter NhaC family protein: MTTLSYADSALSLLPPVVAILMAIVTRRVLLSLGVGIILGAVLINDFSVIGSSQYLGEQVAGLFWDDGALNAWNMYLLGFLVLLGMITALITVSGAANAFADWARGHIKCKRDAKLMTMFLGCVIFIDDYFNSLVVGSVARPLTDRYYISRSKLAYILDSTAAPICVISPVSSWGAYIIALIGGILTAHGFTDSGHLSVFIQMIPMNFYAIFALLLLLCVAFMDLNVGPMRQHELNAQKGNLYDESKGLPPGANSDLPEADNGKILGLFLPIIVLVFATFYFMVSSGGDALAADGKPFSILGAFENTDVASSLFFGALFGFGATLALVLIQGLDKSYLIKGLVAGARSMLPAIYILLFAWTIAGVIGQLETGKYMASLASGNIPFALLPAVLFVLAGLTAFSTGTSWGTFGIMLPIAADMAMGTHTNMMLPMLAAVLAGAVFGDHCSPISDTTILSSTGANCHHIDHVITQLPYALIVAGISLAGYTVLGFTESLMAGLVTCSILFVISVVVLKVKSTQATS, encoded by the coding sequence ATGACAACTTTAAGTTACGCCGATTCGGCGCTTTCATTGCTGCCACCTGTGGTTGCGATTCTGATGGCGATTGTTACTCGTCGTGTATTACTCTCTTTAGGGGTGGGCATAATACTCGGTGCTGTATTGATAAATGATTTCTCTGTCATAGGATCCAGTCAATATTTAGGCGAGCAAGTTGCTGGCCTATTCTGGGATGATGGTGCCCTCAATGCGTGGAACATGTATCTACTAGGCTTCCTGGTACTATTGGGGATGATAACTGCGCTTATTACCGTGAGTGGTGCGGCTAATGCTTTTGCCGATTGGGCAAGGGGACACATAAAGTGTAAACGTGATGCCAAGTTGATGACCATGTTCTTAGGTTGCGTGATCTTTATTGACGATTACTTCAACAGCTTAGTCGTTGGCAGTGTCGCCAGACCGTTAACCGACAGGTATTATATCTCTCGCAGCAAGCTGGCCTATATTCTGGACTCTACTGCTGCGCCAATCTGTGTGATCTCTCCCGTGTCAAGTTGGGGCGCCTACATTATCGCCTTGATTGGCGGTATTCTTACCGCACATGGTTTCACAGATTCAGGACATCTGAGCGTCTTTATCCAGATGATCCCGATGAATTTCTATGCCATTTTTGCATTGCTACTTCTGCTTTGTGTTGCCTTCATGGATCTCAATGTCGGTCCTATGCGTCAACATGAGCTCAATGCGCAGAAAGGTAACTTATACGATGAATCTAAAGGTTTGCCTCCAGGCGCTAACTCTGATCTGCCTGAGGCGGATAACGGTAAGATTCTAGGGTTATTCTTGCCCATTATCGTGCTGGTCTTTGCAACCTTCTACTTCATGGTCAGCAGTGGCGGAGATGCCTTAGCTGCTGATGGAAAACCTTTTAGTATCCTTGGTGCATTTGAAAATACAGATGTAGCCTCATCACTGTTCTTTGGTGCCTTATTCGGTTTTGGTGCCACCCTGGCCTTGGTCTTGATACAGGGTTTGGATAAGTCATATCTTATTAAAGGTCTGGTCGCCGGTGCTCGCTCTATGCTGCCTGCAATCTATATCCTGTTATTTGCCTGGACTATTGCCGGTGTGATTGGTCAATTAGAGACAGGTAAGTACATGGCGAGTCTGGCATCGGGCAATATTCCTTTTGCACTGCTACCTGCTGTGTTATTTGTGCTTGCAGGCCTGACGGCGTTCTCAACAGGTACCAGCTGGGGAACGTTCGGTATCATGCTACCTATTGCAGCCGATATGGCCATGGGAACTCACACCAACATGATGTTGCCTATGCTTGCTGCAGTGCTCGCAGGTGCTGTATTTGGTGATCATTGCTCACCTATTTCTGATACGACGATCCTCTCTTCCACTGGAGCCAACTGTCATCATATCGATCATGTGATCACTCAACTTCCCTATGCCTTAATTGTTGCGGGAATCAGTTTGGCGGGTTACACCGTGCTTGGTTTTACCGAGTCTCTGATGGCTGGCTTAGTGACCTGTAGCATCTTATTTGTGATTAGCGTCGTAGTCTTGAAGGTTAAGTCCACTCAGGCTACCAGCTAG
- a CDS encoding 3-methylcrotonyl-CoA carboxylase, with the protein MKMTHVINAIESPFDGVVSAFFFEPGELVTDGTILVEVEPARTKNKAEGRVKA; encoded by the coding sequence ATGAAGATGACTCATGTAATAAACGCCATAGAATCTCCCTTTGACGGCGTAGTATCAGCCTTTTTCTTCGAACCAGGCGAGCTAGTCACTGACGGCACCATATTGGTAGAAGTCGAGCCTGCTAGGACTAAAAATAAAGCTGAAGGAAGAGTGAAAGCATGA
- a CDS encoding electron transfer flavoprotein subunit alpha/FixB family protein, translating to MAILVLAEHDNASLKLDTAKVVACAQAIGGDVDVLIAGHECTAVVDAAKLLAGVRHVLVADSAQYAHGFADNVAQLMVDLASEYEHILAAATSQGKDTLPRVSALLDVAQLSEVVEVVSADTFVRPIYAGNALATVQSHDAKKVLTVRSSAFDAVANDGAADVVAIDKVFDSVTQFVSQSLSESERPELGAASVVVSGGRGLGNGENFAILEKLADKLGGALGASRAAVDAGFVSNDLQVGQTGKIVAPDLYIAVGISGAIQHLAGMKDSKVIVAINKDPEAPIFQIADYGLEADLFDAVPELTDLI from the coding sequence ATGGCAATTTTAGTATTAGCAGAACATGATAATGCCAGCTTAAAGCTGGACACCGCCAAGGTTGTTGCATGTGCTCAAGCCATTGGCGGCGATGTCGATGTATTGATTGCCGGCCATGAATGTACCGCCGTGGTCGATGCCGCTAAGCTACTTGCTGGTGTCAGACACGTTTTAGTCGCCGATTCGGCGCAATATGCTCACGGCTTTGCCGACAATGTGGCACAGCTTATGGTGGATCTTGCCAGTGAGTATGAACACATTTTGGCTGCTGCCACTAGCCAAGGTAAAGACACATTACCACGAGTATCAGCGCTTTTAGATGTCGCTCAGTTATCTGAAGTGGTAGAAGTTGTTAGTGCTGATACCTTCGTGCGTCCAATTTACGCAGGTAATGCACTGGCTACGGTTCAGAGCCATGATGCTAAGAAGGTACTCACTGTACGTTCAAGCGCATTCGATGCGGTAGCCAATGATGGTGCTGCAGATGTTGTTGCTATAGATAAAGTATTCGATTCTGTGACTCAATTTGTTTCTCAGAGTCTATCAGAATCTGAGCGACCTGAACTTGGTGCTGCATCAGTTGTGGTTTCGGGTGGTCGCGGTTTGGGTAACGGTGAGAACTTCGCTATCTTAGAAAAACTTGCCGATAAGCTAGGTGGCGCACTCGGTGCTTCACGTGCCGCAGTCGATGCAGGTTTCGTGTCAAATGATTTACAGGTGGGTCAAACCGGTAAGATCGTGGCGCCGGACTTGTATATTGCCGTGGGTATCTCGGGTGCAATCCAGCATTTAGCTGGGATGAAAGACTCTAAAGTGATCGTTGCCATCAACAAGGATCCCGAAGCACCTATCTTCCAGATTGCCGACTATGGCTTGGAAGCGGATCTGTTTGATGCGGTTCCAGAGCTCACTGATTTGATATGA
- a CDS encoding TlpA family protein disulfide reductase, producing the protein MKFGIKAFSLMAVVFTLLGLIAFAFISPGSNSLAFSEDVKLAPDFALADPQGKLHQWSEYKGKPTIIHFWATWCPYCKKLQPGLEKLRVDHSDTDLQILGISFNEDVGADPAQTLTERGINFPTLVQGESAAKAYGVPGTPTTVFINRHGEIVWVTNVSDPNNQKLKGATEFILSH; encoded by the coding sequence ATGAAATTTGGCATCAAGGCTTTCAGTTTAATGGCTGTTGTTTTTACTCTTTTGGGTTTAATCGCCTTTGCTTTTATTAGCCCAGGGTCAAACTCATTAGCGTTTAGTGAGGATGTGAAACTGGCCCCTGATTTCGCATTAGCTGATCCACAGGGCAAGCTTCATCAGTGGTCAGAATATAAAGGCAAGCCGACGATCATTCACTTTTGGGCAACCTGGTGCCCCTATTGTAAGAAACTGCAGCCAGGACTGGAGAAGTTGCGTGTTGATCACAGTGATACCGACTTACAGATTTTAGGCATCAGTTTTAATGAAGATGTAGGCGCTGATCCTGCTCAGACTTTAACGGAGCGTGGTATTAATTTCCCGACCTTAGTGCAAGGGGAGAGCGCCGCTAAAGCCTATGGCGTTCCCGGCACCCCTACGACGGTATTTATCAATCGTCACGGGGAGATTGTGTGGGTGACAAATGTTTCAGATCCTAACAATCAGAAGTTAAAAGGTGCTACTGAGTTTATTCTTAGCCACTAA
- a CDS encoding hydroxymethylglutaryl-CoA lyase, with protein sequence MFPKQVSIFEVGARDGLQNEKPVSTQDKIVLIQDLAKAGIKRIEAASFVSPKWVPQMADSGEVLRNMKREADVIYSALTPNLKGLELALDAKADEVAIFGAASESFSQRNINCSIQESIARFVPLMERAKAENIRVRGYVSCVLGCPYEGEIAVSEVARVSEILYKMGCYEISLGDTIGVGTPNNARKMVQAVSQVVPVAQLALHFHDTYGQALANILACLETGVSVVDSSVAGLGGCPYAKGASGNLASEDLVYMLHGLGIETGIDIDLLAKAGNSISQALGRQTGSKVAQALIS encoded by the coding sequence ATGTTCCCTAAACAAGTCAGCATATTCGAAGTCGGTGCCCGTGACGGCCTGCAAAACGAAAAGCCCGTCAGTACTCAGGACAAGATAGTCTTGATACAAGACTTAGCCAAAGCAGGAATTAAGCGCATCGAAGCGGCAAGTTTTGTGTCACCTAAGTGGGTGCCACAGATGGCCGATTCAGGTGAAGTCTTGCGTAATATGAAGCGTGAAGCAGATGTTATCTATAGCGCCCTGACCCCAAACCTAAAAGGTCTGGAACTCGCACTTGACGCTAAAGCCGATGAAGTTGCGATCTTTGGCGCGGCGTCTGAGAGCTTCTCTCAGCGTAATATAAACTGTTCGATCCAAGAGTCTATCGCTCGCTTTGTGCCACTGATGGAGCGGGCTAAGGCCGAGAACATTCGGGTTCGAGGCTATGTGTCCTGTGTCTTGGGTTGCCCCTATGAAGGTGAGATTGCCGTGAGCGAAGTGGCCCGAGTGTCTGAAATCCTTTACAAGATGGGCTGCTATGAGATCTCACTCGGTGACACCATAGGCGTTGGCACACCAAATAATGCCCGTAAAATGGTGCAAGCCGTCAGCCAAGTCGTGCCAGTTGCTCAACTCGCACTGCACTTTCATGATACCTACGGCCAAGCACTGGCGAATATTCTGGCCTGCCTTGAAACCGGCGTCAGTGTCGTCGACTCATCGGTGGCAGGACTCGGTGGATGTCCCTATGCCAAAGGTGCATCGGGTAACTTAGCCAGCGAAGATCTGGTCTACATGTTACATGGACTCGGTATAGAAACAGGTATAGATATTGATTTACTGGCAAAGGCCGGCAATAGCATAAGTCAGGCTCTTGGCAGACAGACAGGCTCTAAAGTTGCCCAAGCGTTGATCAGTTAA